CTCGGTCGCCAGCCGGCTCTCCAGCTCGGCCGCGGGCAGAACCACCTGGAATTCGCGCTTCAGCCCCTCGGCCTTGGTCTCGGTCACCTGCATCGTCGTCATTCCGCCTTGCACCTTCGAATCCGGCTTGGCTGCGGGCCCGGACGGCGGCTGCCGTGCGACGGGACCGTCAGGACAAGGAGCCGGCCCTGCTGCTTGAACCCAATCCGTCGTGTCGCCTGGCGGAGGTGGTGCGGGCGGAGGGGCTCGAACCCCCACGACTCTCGTCACTGGAACCTAAATCCAGCGCGTCTACCAATTCCGCCACGCCCGCGACGCTCGCGCCCGAGGCCTGACGCACCCGGGCGCGGCTCTATAGCATGGTGTATCGGCCACGCAGCAAGAATTTTAGGCCACGCCTCGCCCCGCGCCGGCAGCCCGGCTACAAGGCGGGTCCGCCCGGGGACCGCTCGTGCCCGAAGCAAAAACGATCTCCGTTCAGCGAGGTGCCATGCCGTCGTCCCTGCCGCCCTCGCGCCGCGCGCTGCTCGCCGGCGCCGCCCTCTCCCTCGCGCCCTCCCTCGCCCGGGCGCAGGGCGGCACGGCCGCAACCAACTCCCAGCCGGCGCCGGCTGCGGCGGAGGCCAGACGCCTGACCGCCGCGCCCGCCAAGGCGCGGCTCAAGCCGGAGCCGGCGGCCGAGACCCCGGTCTGGGCCTTCGACGGGCAGGCCTCGCCCCCGGTCCTGCGCGTCAAGCACGGCGAGACCGTCCGCCTGAGGCTGGAGAACAAGACCGAGCGGCCCCTGTCGCTGCACTGGCACGGGGTGCGCAACCGCAACGCCATGGACGGGGTCGGCGGGGTCACCCAGGGCCCGGTCGCCCCGGGGGCGAGCTTCCTCTACGAGTTCACCCCGCCGGATGCCGGCACCTTCCTGGTTCGCCCGCTCGTCGTCGGCGGGTCGAGCGAGCCCGCCGGGCGGGGGCTCGCCGGCCTCCTGGTGGTCGAGGAGGCGAAGGCCCCGGTCGTCGACCGTGACGTGCCGCTGGTCCTGCAGGATTGGCGCCTCGAGGCCGACGGGACGCTCGCGCCCTTCGGGCAGGTCGCCTTCGCGGCGAGTTCGGGCCGGCTCGGCAACGCGCTCACCGTCAACGGCAAGCCGGCCCCGGAGGTGATCGAGGCCGCGCCCGGCACCCGGCTGCGGCTTCGCCTCGCCAACGCCTGCAACGCCCGGGCGACCCGGATCCGCTTCGACGGCCTCAAGGCCTGGGTGGCGGCGGTGGACGGACAGCCGACCGATACCTTCGAGCCCCTGCGGGCCACCCTCCCCTTCCAGCCCGGCACCCGCTACGACATCTTCCTCGACGTGCCGGCGGCCTCCGAGCCGGCGGGCGCCGTGGTGGCGCTGATCGGGCCGGGCATGCCGCTCGCCCGCATCGTCGCCAAGGGCGAGCCGGTCGCGGCCCGGCCGGCCGTGGCGCCGATCGGCGAGAACAAGCTGCTGCCGCCGGAGATCAAGCTCCAGAACGCCTTCCGGCGCGACATCGCCATCGCGGGCGGCGCGGTGTTCGACAAGGGGAAGCCCGAGGCGGCCCCGGCCTTCGGCGGCGACCCGAGCCGGATCTGGACGCTCAACGGCGCCGCCGGCCGGGCGGAGAACCCGCCGCTGTTCTCGGTCAAGCGCAACACCGCGGTGGTGCTGGCGCTCACCAACAACACCGCCTTTCCGCAATCGCTGCACCTGCACGGCCACGTCTTCCGGCTGCTGCATCCCCTCGACGACGGCTGGGAGCCCTACTGGCTCGACACCTTCCAGCTGCTGGAGGGCCGCACCGCCCGCATCGCGTTCCTGGCCGACAATCCCGGCCGCTGGTTGTTGAGCGCGACGGCTTTGGAGCGGTTCGATACTGGCCTGTGGGGCTGGTTCGAGGTGAGCTGAGAGCGCGTCGATCGACCGGGCCCATGGGCCGATATCCCCTCGGGGTCATCATCCCCTCCCTGTCATCCCGGGTTCCGCTGCGCGGTCGCGGGATGACAGGAAGGATTCCACATCCGTCCGCCATCGCCGCCGGCCCCGAAGCACGACCCCCCTGCGTCCGGCGGTCGCAGTCGACCTCCGGACGAACGACGGCCACGCTTCCGGCGATGTATTCAAGTCCTTGCCGGCGCCCGATTTACCGGCGACTGCTTCGAGCTTGGCAGCAATTCGATCAAGAGATTGTGTTAACGTGAGCCAATGCATCGGCCGGATGCTTGGAGCATGCTGGCGCACCCGCAGCGCAAAATGGGCTGCAGCGCATCGATGAGGTTCCCAGCATGGAACATCAGCCGCTTCGCCACATCCGTGACATCGCCGACGTCGAGACGATCCCGGCCCTGCTCGAAGGGCGCCGGGCCCGGCTCGAGCGCTTCGCCGAGATCCTCGAACGCGATCCGGGCCGCAGCTTCATCACCCTGGAGGAGATCGAGTTCGTGCCCCGCAAGCAGCGGGCGGCGATCCGGGCCGACAACTCGCCGCTCGCCTTCGCCTATGCCGATCCGGTCCTGCGGGCGAGCGGGCTCACCGGCGACACGTTCGGGGAGGCCCGCAGCTTCTTCGAATTGAGCACCGGCGAGGCTCACAACCTGCTCTGCTCGTGCGTGAACGGGCGCACCGTCAAGGCCGGGCCGACCGCCAAGCGCCTGCGCCGCCTCGCCGCCCGCCGGCCCGGCCTGTGGCTCGCCTATGGCTGCGCCGCCGGCTTC
This is a stretch of genomic DNA from Methylobacterium sp. 17Sr1-1. It encodes these proteins:
- a CDS encoding multicopper oxidase family protein, yielding MPSSLPPSRRALLAGAALSLAPSLARAQGGTAATNSQPAPAAAEARRLTAAPAKARLKPEPAAETPVWAFDGQASPPVLRVKHGETVRLRLENKTERPLSLHWHGVRNRNAMDGVGGVTQGPVAPGASFLYEFTPPDAGTFLVRPLVVGGSSEPAGRGLAGLLVVEEAKAPVVDRDVPLVLQDWRLEADGTLAPFGQVAFAASSGRLGNALTVNGKPAPEVIEAAPGTRLRLRLANACNARATRIRFDGLKAWVAAVDGQPTDTFEPLRATLPFQPGTRYDIFLDVPAASEPAGAVVALIGPGMPLARIVAKGEPVAARPAVAPIGENKLLPPEIKLQNAFRRDIAIAGGAVFDKGKPEAAPAFGGDPSRIWTLNGAAGRAENPPLFSVKRNTAVVLALTNNTAFPQSLHLHGHVFRLLHPLDDGWEPYWLDTFQLLEGRTARIAFLADNPGRWLLSATALERFDTGLWGWFEVS